A window of the Candidatus Polarisedimenticolaceae bacterium genome harbors these coding sequences:
- a CDS encoding sulfatase-like hydrolase/transferase — MRRALAVLALVTCACGGSGKAPAGKPNLVLVTLDTTRADHLGCYGDARAATPNIDRIAAEGALFEQAIAVAPLTLPSHASLMTGLYPPRHGVRDNADFRLPDRETTLAEQLHGQGYKTAASVGTYILSSVSGLGKGFDSYDQPKLRPRIAGGESSVLYEPIVERPAAEVVNDALASIERMKDGPFFLWIHLYDPHEPYTPPPPFRERFASAPYDGEIASADAELGRVFEMLRSGGLMDRTIIAITADHGESLGEHGEDTHGLFVYDSTLHVPLILRAAGRIKAGTRYPGLVSGVDLTPTLLDLLGAPPIPAAEGRSVAPALGGGRMDERAPVYAESLYGERAYGWAPLHALRSAREKYIDAPEAERYDLARDPAESTNLASSGDGGWGERLIDAVKAMGPADPSAVAMMPGEQRDRIASLGYVSAGAPGLARRDRPDPKKLITVSNLYQQAQQAVGRGDRAYASQLLTRALAKDPDNPAAASLMGSLRFAQDAKGAIAQLRAAAAASPDNFEYQWNLGNALFVDRQYEAAATAYRAASAIRPASGDVHYALGNVLAAGGDLAGAIAEYNVAVKRGLRTPPVIAALGTAEIANGDAAGGEKHLRAALEADPKLADGWNQLGVFLDRTGRRDEAESAFSKALAVQPDHADALFNRAKLELMAKRTPDARRDVDALLRAHPDYAPARFIEAHVCAAEGNPEKAREAIQAFLSLPGTDPRMRDAAERLKSKLTP; from the coding sequence ATGCGCCGCGCGCTCGCCGTCCTTGCCCTCGTCACGTGCGCCTGCGGCGGTTCCGGGAAGGCGCCGGCGGGCAAACCGAACCTCGTCCTCGTCACCCTCGACACGACGCGCGCCGACCACCTCGGATGCTACGGCGATGCGCGCGCCGCGACGCCGAACATCGACCGGATCGCCGCCGAGGGCGCTCTCTTCGAGCAGGCGATCGCCGTCGCGCCCCTCACGCTCCCATCGCACGCCTCGCTCATGACCGGGCTCTACCCGCCGCGCCACGGCGTCCGCGACAACGCGGACTTCCGGCTTCCCGACCGCGAGACGACGCTCGCCGAGCAGCTCCATGGGCAGGGGTACAAGACCGCCGCGTCGGTCGGCACCTACATCCTCTCGTCCGTGTCCGGCCTCGGCAAGGGGTTCGACAGCTACGACCAGCCGAAGCTCCGGCCGCGGATCGCGGGCGGCGAGTCGTCGGTGCTGTACGAGCCGATCGTCGAGCGGCCGGCGGCCGAGGTGGTGAACGACGCGCTCGCTTCGATCGAGCGGATGAAGGACGGGCCGTTCTTCCTCTGGATCCACCTCTACGATCCGCACGAGCCGTACACGCCGCCGCCGCCGTTCCGCGAGCGGTTCGCGAGCGCCCCTTACGACGGCGAGATCGCCTCGGCCGATGCCGAGCTGGGGCGTGTCTTTGAAATGCTGCGCTCCGGCGGGCTCATGGACCGCACGATCATCGCCATCACCGCGGACCACGGCGAGAGCCTCGGCGAGCACGGCGAGGACACGCACGGCCTCTTCGTGTACGACAGCACCCTCCACGTCCCGCTCATCCTCCGCGCGGCGGGCCGGATCAAGGCCGGCACGCGCTATCCCGGCCTCGTGTCGGGGGTCGATCTCACGCCGACGCTCCTCGATCTTCTCGGCGCCCCGCCGATCCCCGCCGCCGAGGGACGGAGCGTGGCGCCGGCGCTCGGTGGCGGGCGCATGGACGAGCGCGCTCCGGTCTACGCCGAGTCGCTCTACGGCGAGCGTGCGTACGGCTGGGCGCCGCTCCATGCGCTGCGGTCGGCGCGCGAGAAGTACATCGACGCGCCGGAGGCGGAGCGTTACGACCTCGCGCGCGATCCCGCGGAGTCGACCAACCTCGCCTCGTCGGGCGACGGCGGATGGGGCGAGAGGCTGATCGACGCCGTGAAGGCGATGGGGCCGGCCGATCCGTCCGCCGTGGCGATGATGCCGGGGGAGCAGCGCGATCGCATCGCGAGCCTGGGCTACGTGTCGGCAGGTGCCCCGGGCCTGGCACGGCGCGATCGGCCTGATCCGAAGAAGCTCATCACGGTGAGCAACCTCTATCAGCAGGCCCAGCAGGCGGTCGGACGCGGCGATCGCGCCTACGCGTCGCAGCTCTTGACGCGAGCGCTGGCGAAGGACCCGGACAACCCGGCCGCCGCATCGCTCATGGGATCGCTGCGGTTCGCCCAGGACGCCAAGGGAGCGATCGCACAGCTTCGCGCCGCCGCCGCGGCATCGCCGGACAACTTCGAATACCAGTGGAACCTCGGCAACGCCCTCTTCGTCGACCGGCAGTACGAGGCGGCGGCCACCGCCTATCGCGCCGCGAGCGCGATCCGTCCGGCATCGGGAGACGTCCACTACGCGCTCGGCAACGTGCTCGCCGCCGGCGGCGACCTCGCCGGCGCGATCGCGGAGTACAACGTCGCGGTCAAGCGCGGCCTCAGGACCCCTCCCGTCATCGCGGCGCTCGGGACGGCGGAGATCGCGAACGGCGATGCCGCGGGCGGCGAGAAGCACCTGCGTGCGGCGCTCGAAGCCGACCCCAAGCTCGCCGACGGATGGAACCAGCTCGGCGTCTTCCTCGACCGCACGGGCCGGCGCGACGAGGCGGAGAGCGCCTTCTCGAAGGCGCTGGCCGTCCAGCCCGACCACGCGGACGCGCTCTTCAATCGCGCCAAGCTCGAGCTCATGGCAAAGCGCACCCCCGACGCCCGTCGCGACGTCGACGCGCTGCTGCGGGCGCACCCGGACTACGCGCCTGCGCGATTCATCGAAGCGCACGTGTGTGCAGCGGAAGGGAATCCGGAAAAGGCGCGTGAAGCGATCCAGGCTTTCCTGTCGCTGCCGGGAACCGACCCCAGGATGAGAGACGCCGCCGAACGCCTGAAGTCGAAGCTCACGCCGTAA
- a CDS encoding SdrD B-like domain-containing protein: MRAVRIGLSMIFMAAVAGSAALACPFDGYVRCDGNHNGQLDGQDLGVAGIVVTVQNVAGTWSDTDVTDANGYYLMSLQDHPDCYHATIDTSSLPAGGAVLVPASNTLDFCVSSTDQETQADWLIQSDACQAGQCWMTGGGTVYEPLTNSYLATKGTKITFGGNVHPGCSATAGAGGDWNHVDRSRKLHFHGTTIPNVSCGNVPGIPPGSTSPKTPFNYIEYDGTGWVHGLQGNKYNNDHVFFYARVEDRNEPGSNGANAGALIDRYFLRVYTNQFDPLGSTIILLDSDNGGGLERDVTPINSGNLQIHVSSCDNPPLQ, translated from the coding sequence GTGAGAGCAGTGCGCATAGGTCTCAGCATGATCTTCATGGCCGCGGTGGCGGGGTCGGCGGCGCTCGCCTGTCCGTTCGACGGATATGTCCGCTGCGACGGCAATCACAACGGTCAGCTCGACGGACAGGATCTCGGCGTCGCGGGCATCGTCGTCACGGTGCAGAACGTCGCCGGAACGTGGAGCGATACGGATGTGACCGACGCTAACGGTTACTACTTGATGAGCCTCCAGGACCATCCCGATTGCTACCACGCCACGATCGACACGTCTTCGTTGCCGGCGGGAGGCGCGGTCCTCGTACCCGCCTCGAATACGCTCGACTTCTGCGTCTCCTCCACCGATCAGGAAACCCAAGCGGATTGGCTGATCCAGAGCGACGCATGCCAGGCCGGACAGTGCTGGATGACGGGCGGCGGGACGGTCTACGAGCCGCTGACGAACTCCTACCTCGCGACCAAGGGCACCAAGATCACCTTCGGCGGCAACGTCCATCCGGGTTGCAGTGCGACGGCCGGCGCCGGCGGCGACTGGAACCACGTCGATCGCAGCCGCAAGCTCCACTTCCACGGGACGACGATCCCGAACGTGAGCTGCGGAAACGTGCCCGGCATCCCGCCCGGCTCCACCTCGCCGAAGACGCCGTTCAATTACATCGAATATGACGGCACCGGCTGGGTCCACGGGCTCCAGGGCAACAAGTACAACAACGATCACGTCTTCTTCTACGCGCGCGTCGAAGACCGGAACGAGCCCGGCAGCAACGGCGCCAACGCCGGGGCGCTCATCGACCGCTACTTCCTGCGCGTCTACACGAACCAGTTCGATCCGCTCGGCTCGACGATCATCCTCCTCGACAGCGACAACGGTGGAGGGCTCGAGCGCGACGTGACGCCGATCAACAGCGGCAACCTGCAGATTCACGTGAGCAGCTGCGACAACCCGCCGCTGCAGTAA
- a CDS encoding S8 family serine peptidase, with protein MTKGRVLLLIPLLVWISASARAAEGVHKIVAPPGLLDERAQGLKVIADYGSYRVYEISDAAYAGLSGDRREKIAVRDDMDVIQLDAYRLDTRSAVIKIPPALTAGPAAGRALQLVQFVGPVKQEWLDELSAAGIRPVQYIESNAYLVLADAEGRQILDRFAAEKAFLQYSGSYHPYFKLGPTLRGPLSQPVTQDRLVPVVIQIVQAETNAATVQAIESAAASIDSEWESVLTYRNLHMTVPLSRIAGLSALPDVTWVGERLAITRDDEVQDQLVGGHLNAAKTGPSATGYKAFLDGKGFSNDPTLYPIVGLSDDGVGNGSVTNGAGDPTLTKLADGVTTRLSFIGNCSTETSGNSLGGHGHINASVIGGYDVRSGSPYRDSNGYQLGMGVNPYGRMGMTKIFTNTGGYSVPNCGGNDSGVIAATYNSGARISNNSWSCEGCSDTYDAASQTYDARTRDALPGTAGNQQYLFVFSAGNVGPGPTTVGSPSNGKNVIAVGASENFRTGWTDGCNVTTTDADNAMDIAATSSRGPSPGGRAKPDLVAPGTHVQGTASPDPGYTGLDVCDPYMPTQGNQHVFAASSGTSIAAPAVSGAASLEYRWLQTHYLSAIPSPALSKAYLMAHTTYLTGAGANDTLPSNSQGTGMPNLDMAFDTTSRFLLDQSVILDNSGQQWVFHGTVADPTKPVRIVMAYTDAPGSIGTSPQVNNLDLQANVNGTIYNGNVFSGQYSVTGGAPDPANNVESVFLPAGTSGPVTLTVTGFNIAGDGVPGTGDATDQDFALVCYNCATCAATITPDRNAYGCASTMNVVLADSDLKNAGTQTITVNSTVETTAENITLTESPAGSGTFVGSFPTYGGAPVHGDGKISVANGGTVTFSYLDASACGTPNVTVNKVVPIDCAAPSISNVQTVNITGQTVSVTWTTNESTDGSVTYGAAPPPPGIVTPVNPTLTTSHSIPITGLSPCSTYDYAVTSADAAANATVANNAGGFYFFTTLDNVQPNYNYPGPPVSIPDNSTTGASATVNVPDNKSILDVNVTIGSLTHTYDNDLEIHLIGPDSTDVILSNRNGGSGNNYTNTVFDDAATTAIALGLPPFTGSYKPDNPLSAFNGKNALGAWRLFVRDLNAGDVGMINNWTLNLTYPQTACASHARYNTNTTTIDSCNTGGGNGNGVWEPGEQETFKINVASDGTSGVTGVSAVLTATSPGVTIVSGTATYPNIPAGTNADSNAPNFTVKLSSSLTCGSSVSFLLTVKTNEGSWVSTFSHTIGQVSGGCTMVACPAAEKPVNRLFGARGNTNGTTIFLSWDDAGCASTGYHMLYGNLATVSTYALGGSLCALNTAGSSTWSNVPAGSLWYVVVSDDAGVTEGSWGPGVAGGERNGGAASGQCGFTARSNTATCP; from the coding sequence ATGACCAAGGGTCGCGTCTTGCTCTTGATCCCTCTCCTCGTCTGGATCTCTGCGTCCGCGCGGGCGGCCGAAGGCGTTCACAAGATCGTCGCGCCGCCGGGACTGCTGGACGAGCGAGCGCAGGGCCTGAAAGTCATTGCCGACTACGGCTCCTACCGCGTCTACGAGATCTCCGATGCGGCGTACGCGGGGCTCTCGGGCGATCGCCGCGAGAAGATCGCCGTCCGCGACGACATGGACGTCATCCAGCTCGACGCCTACCGTCTCGATACGCGCTCCGCGGTCATCAAGATCCCGCCGGCGCTGACCGCGGGACCGGCCGCGGGCCGCGCGCTCCAGCTCGTTCAGTTCGTCGGCCCGGTGAAGCAGGAGTGGCTCGACGAGCTGTCGGCCGCCGGCATTCGTCCGGTCCAGTACATCGAGAGCAACGCGTACCTGGTCTTGGCGGACGCCGAGGGACGTCAGATCCTCGATCGCTTCGCCGCCGAGAAGGCGTTTCTCCAGTACAGCGGTTCGTACCATCCTTACTTCAAGCTCGGCCCGACCCTTCGAGGGCCGCTCTCGCAGCCCGTCACGCAGGATCGCCTCGTGCCGGTCGTCATCCAGATCGTCCAGGCCGAAACGAACGCCGCGACCGTCCAGGCGATCGAGTCCGCCGCGGCCTCGATCGACTCCGAGTGGGAGTCGGTGCTCACCTACCGCAACCTCCACATGACCGTGCCCCTCTCGCGCATCGCGGGCCTCTCCGCTCTGCCGGACGTGACCTGGGTCGGCGAGCGCCTGGCGATCACGCGCGACGACGAGGTCCAGGACCAGCTCGTCGGCGGTCATCTCAACGCCGCAAAGACCGGACCCTCGGCGACGGGTTACAAGGCGTTCCTCGACGGCAAGGGCTTCTCGAACGACCCGACCCTCTACCCGATCGTCGGCCTGTCCGACGACGGGGTCGGGAACGGCTCCGTGACGAACGGCGCCGGCGACCCGACGCTCACGAAGCTCGCGGACGGTGTGACGACGCGCCTGTCGTTCATCGGCAACTGCTCGACGGAGACTTCCGGCAACAGTCTCGGCGGTCACGGCCACATCAACGCGAGCGTCATCGGCGGCTACGACGTGCGCTCCGGGAGTCCTTACCGGGACTCGAACGGCTACCAGCTCGGCATGGGCGTGAACCCGTACGGCCGGATGGGAATGACCAAGATCTTCACCAACACCGGGGGCTACAGCGTCCCCAACTGCGGCGGCAACGACTCGGGGGTCATCGCCGCGACCTACAACAGCGGCGCGCGCATCAGCAACAACTCGTGGAGCTGCGAGGGGTGCTCCGACACGTACGACGCCGCCTCGCAAACCTACGACGCCCGCACGCGCGACGCGCTTCCGGGCACGGCGGGGAACCAGCAGTATCTGTTCGTCTTCTCCGCCGGAAACGTCGGTCCCGGACCGACGACCGTCGGATCTCCCAGCAACGGAAAGAACGTGATCGCCGTCGGCGCGTCCGAGAACTTCCGGACGGGATGGACCGACGGTTGCAACGTGACCACCACGGACGCGGATAACGCCATGGACATCGCGGCGACGTCGAGCCGCGGCCCGTCCCCGGGCGGGCGAGCGAAGCCCGACCTGGTCGCCCCCGGCACCCACGTCCAGGGGACCGCCAGCCCCGACCCCGGCTATACCGGCCTGGACGTCTGCGATCCGTACATGCCGACGCAGGGGAACCAGCACGTCTTCGCCGCGTCCTCGGGGACCAGCATCGCCGCACCGGCGGTGTCCGGCGCCGCATCGCTCGAATACCGCTGGCTCCAGACGCACTACCTGTCGGCGATCCCGAGCCCGGCGCTCTCGAAGGCCTATTTGATGGCGCACACGACCTACCTGACCGGCGCCGGCGCCAACGACACGCTGCCCAGCAATTCCCAGGGGACGGGGATGCCCAACCTCGACATGGCTTTCGACACGACGTCGCGCTTCCTGCTCGATCAGTCGGTCATCCTCGACAACAGCGGACAGCAGTGGGTCTTCCACGGCACCGTCGCCGATCCCACGAAGCCGGTGCGCATCGTCATGGCCTACACCGACGCCCCCGGCTCGATCGGGACCAGCCCACAGGTCAACAACCTCGACTTGCAGGCGAACGTCAACGGCACGATCTACAACGGAAACGTCTTCTCCGGGCAGTACAGCGTGACGGGCGGCGCGCCCGATCCCGCCAACAACGTGGAGTCGGTCTTCCTTCCCGCGGGCACGTCCGGACCGGTGACGCTCACCGTGACCGGTTTCAACATCGCGGGTGACGGCGTCCCCGGCACCGGTGACGCGACCGACCAGGACTTCGCGCTCGTCTGCTACAACTGCGCGACCTGCGCGGCGACGATCACCCCCGATCGCAACGCCTACGGCTGCGCCTCGACGATGAACGTCGTGCTCGCCGACAGCGATCTCAAGAACGCCGGCACCCAGACGATCACGGTCAATTCGACGGTGGAGACGACCGCGGAGAACATCACGCTCACCGAGAGCCCGGCGGGGTCCGGAACCTTCGTCGGATCGTTCCCGACGTACGGCGGTGCCCCGGTGCACGGCGACGGGAAGATCTCGGTCGCGAACGGCGGGACGGTGACCTTCAGCTACCTCGACGCCTCGGCCTGCGGAACGCCCAACGTCACGGTGAACAAGGTCGTGCCGATCGATTGCGCCGCGCCGTCGATCTCGAACGTCCAGACCGTCAACATCACCGGCCAGACCGTGTCCGTGACCTGGACGACGAACGAGTCGACCGACGGCAGCGTGACCTATGGGGCGGCGCCGCCGCCTCCGGGAATCGTCACGCCCGTCAACCCCACGCTCACCACGAGCCACAGCATTCCGATCACCGGTCTCTCGCCGTGCTCGACGTACGACTACGCGGTGACCTCGGCGGACGCCGCAGCGAACGCGACCGTCGCCAACAACGCGGGCGGCTTTTATTTCTTCACGACCCTCGACAACGTGCAGCCGAACTACAACTACCCCGGACCGCCCGTCTCGATCCCCGACAACAGCACCACCGGGGCGAGCGCGACCGTCAACGTTCCCGACAACAAGTCGATCCTGGACGTGAACGTCACGATCGGCTCGCTGACGCACACGTACGACAACGACCTGGAAATCCATCTCATCGGGCCGGACAGCACCGACGTCATCCTGTCGAACCGGAACGGGGGAAGCGGCAACAACTACACGAACACCGTCTTCGACGATGCCGCGACGACGGCCATCGCGCTGGGGCTCCCGCCGTTCACCGGCAGCTACAAGCCCGACAACCCGCTCTCCGCTTTCAACGGAAAGAACGCGCTCGGGGCGTGGCGGCTGTTCGTCAGGGACCTCAATGCCGGCGACGTGGGGATGATCAACAACTGGACCCTGAATCTCACCTACCCGCAGACGGCGTGCGCGTCGCACGCGCGGTACAACACGAACACGACGACGATCGACTCGTGCAACACCGGCGGAGGCAACGGCAACGGGGTCTGGGAGCCGGGTGAGCAGGAGACGTTCAAGATCAACGTCGCCAGCGACGGAACGAGCGGAGTCACCGGCGTTTCCGCGGTCCTGACGGCGACGAGTCCCGGAGTGACGATCGTGAGCGGAACGGCGACCTACCCGAACATTCCGGCGGGGACGAACGCGGATTCGAACGCGCCGAATTTCACGGTCAAGCTGTCGTCGAGCCTGACGTGCGGTTCGAGCGTCTCGTTCCTCCTCACCGTCAAGACGAACGAGGGCTCCTGGGTCAGCACCTTCAGCCACACGATCGGGCAAGTGTCGGGAGGCTGCACCATGGTCGCCTGCCCCGCGGCCGAGAAGCCGGTGAACCGCCTCTTCGGCGCGCGCGGGAACACGAACGGCACGACGATCTTCCTCTCGTGGGATGACGCGGGGTGCGCGTCGACCGGCTATCACATGCTCTACGGGAATCTCGCGACCGTCTCGACCTATGCGCTCGGCGGCTCGCTGTGCGCCCTCAACACGGCGGGCTCCTCCACGTGGAGCAACGTCCCCGCCGGCAGTCTCTGGTACGTCGTCGTCTCGGACGACGCGGGTGTGACCGAGGGAAGCTGGGGGCCCGGCGTCGCGGGCGGTGAGCGCAACGGCGGCGCAGCTTCCGGTCAGTGCGGGTTCACCGCGAGGAGCAACACGGCCACCTGTCCCTAG